TGCATCCATAGTGTTATGGATTTCACAATCACCATTATTGTAATCACACACTGTACAATACAGCATATGCTTTTCTAAAATGCGGTCAAGCGCTTCTTTTTGAGCATCTTTCACATCATTGTTCACAGTATTTACAGTCATTGGACGATCAATCACCGTACTACATGAACGTTCAATTTTGCCGTCAATTTCAACAGTACATGTATCACACGTTTGAATTGGTCCCATCGATTCGTTATAACAAATTGAAGGTACAAAAGTATCTTGTGATTTAATAAACTCAAGTAAATTCGTACCAGGTTCTACAAGATAATCTTTTCCATCAAGTGTAACCACCAAATGTTCTTGCATATTACTCACCCCGTCTATATATTTTTTCCGTAAATGACTTATTAAGTATTACTACAATCCCATCTATATTAAAAAATGCCCCCACATCTTTCAGATAGAATTAATTTAATTGTATTACTTTATGTACTAGTTGTTAAGTAGAATTTTGTATTTTGCTTTTTTGCAAACTTTTGCATTACAAATAATTAGCGCGAAATTTAATCATTATTCATTTAATTGAAAATCGTTATCATCTTTGCTACTTTGATACTTCATTTATAAAATTAGTCATACTACTTATTAATACCCCTTTTCCATAAAATTATTAATTAAACCTATATAAATTTATAGTAGCAAGTAATGACTTGACTAATAATCAAGACAAACTATTATCACTTACTGTAACTATATTTTGACTGATTGCATTTTACTCTAATCATTTAAAATATAACAAAGCCTGCAAATGAAAAGTATAGCTCTTTTCACCTACAGGCTACTGCAATGTTTTATATTAAATTTATAGACAATTAAACCTATGCTGTCATTCAATTAGTGACATGAAATTACATGAAATTAAATGTTGTCACTAAATGACTACTCTAAATTATCTTTTAATAACTTCGTGCTTTCAGATTTAGACTGTTCACTCGGAATGAAGTAATACAATCCATCACTTTGAATGCCGCCTTGTCCACTTAATTGATGTTTATTAATCGTATCATTAGCATCTTTATAATTGCTTCTAATCGTGTTCAGATCACCTAACGTTAAATCTGTTTTCACGTTATTTTGAATTTCATTCATCAGACTATTGAAATGTGTGATTGATGACGGACTAGCAATTTTATTAGCCATCGCTTCTAAAACAATTTGTTGACGCTGTTGACGACCAAAATCTCCACCAGCACCTTCTTCTTTACGACTTCTAATAAATTTCAAAGCTTGATCACCATTCACATGTGTTTGCTGACCTTTTGTAAAATGAATGCCATCAACTGTGAATGTATCATTACTTACTACATCAACGCCACCGATGCTATCAATCATATTATGCAAACCATCCATATCAATTGTCGCATAATGGTCAATTGGTACATTCATTAATTTTTCAAGTGATTTCACAGCCATATTAGGCCCACCATATGCATAAGCATGCGCGATTTTTTCCGTTGTACCACGCCCTACAATATCAGCTTTTGTATCACGAGGTATACTAACAATTTCAGTTTTCTTTGTTTTAGGGTTAATAGATAAAATCATTATACTATCACTACGCTCTCCGCCACCCTTTTTCTTACGATCAGCATCCGAATCGACACCGAATAAAGCAATTGTAAATGGATCCCCATCTTTTAAACTAACTTTTTTATCCCTTAATTCTGACTTGTTACGATCTAACGGATTATGAATTTTATTACCAGTAATAAAAATTTTAGCAGCTACATAAACTACTGCTACAATCGCTAAAATGACTAAAATACCAAATACCCATAAAAATATTTTCTTAGGTAGGCTCATTTTACTTTTATCTGAACGCTTCAATCCCACCACTCCTTTACTATTCCATACATACTTTATCTGTTTTCCCTATTTATTATATAGTAAAATTATTTTTTTACTATACTTCTAAGGACGTATTACTATTTTTCGCTATTATTTCTATTTTCAAACATGACTACTTTGTTTTTTATATCCACCATTATCATTTAAAATTTCTAGAATCTTTTGATGGCATGCCGAGTTACTAATTATAAACGGACCACCTTTAAGATAATCGACTTTATCACCATTTAAAGATGTCATTTTCAAATTGAGTAGTTCCGCAAATAAAAATTGTGCTGCAATATCCCAAGGCTTAGGGTTTGTATTAATATGCGCACCAAACTGTCCTTTTGCAACACGAATTGAATCTAACCCACATGCTCCAACTAGACGATAACTAAATGACGCATTAAATAAGTCTTGTACTGTTTCCATATTCATAACTTGTGCATTAAATGAAACAATTGCGTCTTTTAATGGTATAGGTTCAGGTGCTTCTAACTTCAAATCATTACTAAAAGCACCAACTCCTCTAATCGCTTTATACAGTTGCTTATGAGGATAATCATATATGTAAGATAACATTGGTTTTCCCTCAACAAAGTAAGCCAATATAATACAATAGTCTTCTTGTTGTTTCACTAAATTTGCAGTTCCATCAATAGGATCCATAATCCACAAATCTTTTATATCTTTCGTAATCTTATCATTACTTTTTTCTTCTGCTAATAACTCATGTTCTGGAAAATGTGTACATAAAAAAGTTTGAAATTGTTGCTGAATTTGCTTATCGACATTTGTTACTAAGTCAAATCTATGGCGTTTCGTTTCTGTAGTCATTTCATTTATCAATTGTGGAATGATAGTATCTAATTGTTTCAACCAATTACAAATTAATTTATCAATCTGTTGTAATGTTTTTTCTGTCATTTAGTTCACCACTTCTTATATCATAATCATTTTAGTATTACCCTATATCAAAAGAATCAAATATACAAATGAATTCTTAAATAATAATTTCCATAAAAAAAATCGGCTAGTCACGTGCTAGCCGACAAATAGAAAGGAAAGTAAGTAATAAATATTGAAGATGTTGTGATGTAACTTGAACGATTAAAAGCTATCTGTTATATAGCTCTACCCCTTTGTTTAATCGCTCCCCCTGTTACAAATAATATAATAGCACAATCTTTCATTTAATGTAAGCGTTTTCTACAATTTTTTACAACTTTTTTTAAAAAAGCTAATGAAAATGTCCTCATTGTCACTCTTATGTTATACTTTGTGTAATATATCATCTTTAAGGAGGTGGCTGTCATGAATAAAGCTGAAAGGCAAAATTTAATTATTACTGCAATTCAACAAAACAATAAAATGACTGCATTAGAATTAGCTAAATATTGCAATGTTTCCAAGCGTACAATTTTACGTGATATTGATGATTTAGAAAATCAAGGTGTTAAAATTTATGCGCATTATGGGAAAAATGGTGGTTACCAAATACAACAAGCACAATCAAAAATTTCATTAAATTTATCTGAAGCACAATTATCAGCCTTATTTTTAGTACTAAATGAAAGTCAGTCGTACTCGACGTTACCATATAAAACTGAAATCAATGCAATCATAAAACAATGTTTAAACTTGCCTCAAACACGATTAAGAAAATTGCTTAAGCGCATGGACTTTTATATTAAGTTTGAAGATACACAACATATGACGTTACCGGTGTTGTTTTCCGATATTTTAATATATTGTACAGAGCGTAATGTGATGTTAGTAGATTATAAAGTAGATGATAAAATCAAAGCAGAAAATGTTATATTCATCGGCCTTTTATGTAAAAGTGGACACTGGCACGCCGTAATTTACGATATCGCAACAGATATGACTGCAGAGCTTGAGATTGCAAATATTGTGGATATCTCATATTCTTTTGGCAAGACAATTCAAACAAGAGATATATCTATTGATAACTACCATCAATTTTTAAACCCCATCGATTCTTAAGCAACAGAATCAATGGGGTTTTCTTAACCATAAATTTGTACGACAGTCATAATAAATGACACAAAATTATTGGCAATATGTAATGCGATAGTCGAACCTAAGTTTCTACCTGATTTCAAATAAGTAAACACTAAAATAATAGATAAAATTAGATATGGGCCAAACTCAAACGGCGACTTTGCATCAGTCACATGAATAAATGCAAATAAGAACACCGAAACAATACTCATAGCTATAAAATTAAACTTCTTACCTAATTCTCCAATTAAAATATGTCTAAATACGATTTCTTCAACTATTGGACCTAAAATCACAACTAATAGGAATACGACTGGTAAAAATGCAGGCACTTCAAACATTTTATTTAGTTCAAGTTCATTTGCTGTTTCGCTATATTGTAAATGTTTAGGTAAAAACTGTGTCATAAATTCATATATATATATTAAGGCGACGGCAATAATATATGTTATTAACAATCTAAGCCAATGACTTTTTATATACGCAAAGCCTGCATGAAGTCTTGAGCGCATCACCTTTAAGTGAAATAAACAAAACACTATGATACCAATACTATATGCGCTAGCTTGTACAAAAATCAATGAAATTACGAAATCATTATCGCTATCGCTTATAATATAATGTAACGGAATTGTTCCTGCCATAATTGCCATGTTTAGTGCAAATAATAATACACCTATAATTGGAATTAAGAGTAAGTCTCTCCAAGCTATATCTTTAAATGTATATTTCTTTTTTAAATTATCCACTGTTGTATCCTTCCCTTGTACTATCGTATTTTTTAATTTTGGAGGTACTATTATATGATAAACGAAAATAAGTATATTAGACAACAAATTATTGAATTGATTCAGCGAGTTGAAATGATTAAATATCATACCATCATGACATCGATAAATGTAGAGTCTCTTGTCGATGAATTCAATCAAATCGTAAGTGATGAATTCAAAAAGCACCAAAACCTTGCCCATACTTCTATTCAAAATTATAACCAAATCATTTATTATGAACTATTACAGCTTCTTACTAAACAGCCAATGAACAGAATTAAGTATGGCAATAAAATCCAATATTTTAATTTTTATCACAAAGAACTCCATGATGCACTCTCCGAAATGAATTAACCTCAATTCAATTTACACATTAACCTAATTTTTCTACAATGCCATTTAGGCAAGTTATTTATTAAAATTCACTTTATTACATAAATTATACAATTTAAAAAATTCTTCAAATTGTAAAGATGTGGTAATCGCGATATAATCATAGTGATTAAGGTGATAGATTGGGTCTTGTATGTCTATTTTTACTTAGGCTTAAATAAATGAGTACATGATGTATAAATTGGGAATATACATTATGTCTTATAATGATATATTTGTATCATTTGCACATGGGAGTATGCTATTTTTTAATCTATACATCTTAAAAAGTTTTACAGTTTTAATTTTCAATATCATTAAACAAACAACATATTCAACTTATTTTTCATTCTCTTACGTTACAAGTTGTAATACCATCGCGTTAAACAACAAAAGCCAACGCTAATAGAACATATTGCGTTAAAGTGGAGTGATTAATATGTCAAACGTACTAACAGAAATAGATAGTCAGTATCCATACATGACTAAAAACGAAAAAAAGATTGCTAGCTTTATCCTTAATTCACCACAAAAAGTGATAAAAATGAGATCTCAAGACTTAGCAAGCTTATTAGATATTAGTACCTCATCAGTCATTCGATTTAGCAAAAAAATCACTGATGGTGGTTTTCATGATTTAAAAATTAATATCTCAAAATATGTACCAAAAGCGTCGTCAATTTATAATGTCGAACTCTCAAATAACGAAAGTACAGAGTCGTTAAGAACCAAGCTCCATACACGCACAACTCGTACACTTAATCATGCCAATAACGAATTAAACGATAAAACAATCGATCAAATTTGTCATTGTTTAAAACGTTCTGACACGATTTTCATTTATGGATTTGGCGCTTCTTTTGTAGTCGCTACAGACCTTTACCAAAAATTATCAAGAATAGGTTTAAACATTCAACTCGTTCAAGAAACTCATATTTTTGCAACGTTATTAGCAACTCATAATTCAAACGACAGTGTCATTCTTATTACTAATAATGGTACACAAAGTGAAATGCAGTCTATGGTCAAAGTCATTGACGACTACCATATACCAATTATCACAATAACTAGCACAATGGATAACCCTGTAGCACAGGCATCAAATATTGTTTTAACATATGGTAAAACAGATGAAAATGAGATGCATATGGGAGCAACAACATCACTTTTTGCTCAAATGTTCACGATTGATATCTTATATTATCGCTATGTAGCTCTTAATTATCATGCCTCATTAGATTTTATTACTCAATCTAAAATGGCCTTAGATAATTATCGCAAACATTTATCGAATATAAACTTTAAACATTAACAGTCTTATATAACTTTATTAAATGTATCATGCAACAAAGTTCGTTTCATCAAAGTTTATATACACTTTAATATACTTAGACTATACCGATGACATCATGCTAGGGTTATATTTTAATTGAATTAATATTGCAATTGACTGAAGGTTTCATACCATATGTCAATTGCTTTTTTAATGTTTTTTTGTATTTTAAAAATCCAAATTATCAATTACTGTTATGAAAATTATTCAATTATTCATTGTGCTACCTAGTAAATCGACGATAAAGCTCACTACCTATAGCCATTTTAATTAATCAGAATTAAACAGTAGTGTTTACACTCTCATTTATAAATATCATTTTCATTAATATAAATGTTAACTTCGTCCAATACTAAGCTAATAATGTATTACGAAGCACAAAAATATACGCCCAAACATAACAACGACTCTTTGCTTTAATCAGCAAATATCAATCACGTTATCGTATGGGCGTATTTATTATATTATTTAACTTTCACATTGTTTTTATTATATCTAATGAAATAATAAATTGTTACAACGGTTAAGAAGATTGCACCAATAATCACTGATACTCTCGTTTCTGCATTAAATACCATTCCTACTAATACTAATATTAAAAATAATATAGTTAAGTAGTTACTCACTGCGCCACCAGGCATCTTGAATGGATGGCCTTCCACTTCTTCAGGATGTAATTTTCTAAAGCGTAAGTGACTGAATAAAATCATAAACCAAGGAATCATACCTGGTAAAATTGATGCACTATATACATATACGAAAATGCTGCTAGCACCATCGATAAATAAAGGTAAAATTACATTTAATAAAGCACCGATTAAAATACCAAGAGATACTGCAACAACAGTATACACAGGTACACCATTTTTCATAACTTTTGTGAATATTTTAGGCATTTCACCTTTATGCGCAAGTGTATAAATCATACGACTTGCACTGAAAATACCTGAGTTACAGCCAGACATTGCTGCCGTCAACACAACAAAGTTAATTAATGCTGCAGCAAATGTAATACCGATTTTCGCAAACGTGGCAACAAATGGACTTCCGATATCACCTAATTGGTTCCATGGATATACAGAAACAATTACAAAAATAGCACCAAGATAGAAAATTAAAATTCTCCAAATTACGCCATTTACTGCTTTCACAATATTTCGTTGAGGATCTTTTGTTTCCCCTGCTGAAATACCAATTAATTCTACACCTTGGTATGAACCTATAACGATTGATAACGCGAAGAAGA
This is a stretch of genomic DNA from Staphylococcus roterodami. It encodes these proteins:
- a CDS encoding CPBP family intramembrane metalloprotease, which translates into the protein MDNLKKKYTFKDIAWRDLLLIPIIGVLLFALNMAIMAGTIPLHYIISDSDNDFVISLIFVQASAYSIGIIVFCLFHLKVMRSRLHAGFAYIKSHWLRLLITYIIAVALIYIYEFMTQFLPKHLQYSETANELELNKMFEVPAFLPVVFLLVVILGPIVEEIVFRHILIGELGKKFNFIAMSIVSVFLFAFIHVTDAKSPFEFGPYLILSIILVFTYLKSGRNLGSTIALHIANNFVSFIMTVVQIYG
- a CDS encoding inositol monophosphatase family protein yields the protein MTEKTLQQIDKLICNWLKQLDTIIPQLINEMTTETKRHRFDLVTNVDKQIQQQFQTFLCTHFPEHELLAEEKSNDKITKDIKDLWIMDPIDGTANLVKQQEDYCIILAYFVEGKPMLSYIYDYPHKQLYKAIRGVGAFSNDLKLEAPEPIPLKDAIVSFNAQVMNMETVQDLFNASFSYRLVGACGLDSIRVAKGQFGAHINTNPKPWDIAAQFLFAELLNLKMTSLNGDKVDYLKGGPFIISNSACHQKILEILNDNGGYKKQSSHV
- a CDS encoding amino acid permease → MENNELQRGLSARQIQMIALGGTIGVGLFMGATSTIKWTGPSVILAYLIAGIFLFLIMRAMGEMIYLNPTTGSFATFASDYIHPAAGYMTAWSNIFQWIVVGMSEVIAVGEYMKFWFPDLPTWIPGVIAILLLMAANLFSVKAFGEFEFWFALIKVVTIILMIIAGFGLIFFGFGNGGHPVGISNLWTNGGFMPNGIVGFFFALSIVIGSYQGVELIGISAGETKDPQRNIVKAVNGVIWRILIFYLGAIFVIVSVYPWNQLGDIGSPFVATFAKIGITFAAALINFVVLTAAMSGCNSGIFSASRMIYTLAHKGEMPKIFTKVMKNGVPVYTVVAVSLGILIGALLNVILPLFIDGASSIFVYVYSASILPGMIPWFMILFSHLRFRKLHPEEVEGHPFKMPGGAVSNYLTILFLILVLVGMVFNAETRVSVIIGAIFLTVVTIYYFIRYNKNNVKVK
- a CDS encoding YafY family transcriptional regulator; the protein is MNKAERQNLIITAIQQNNKMTALELAKYCNVSKRTILRDIDDLENQGVKIYAHYGKNGGYQIQQAQSKISLNLSEAQLSALFLVLNESQSYSTLPYKTEINAIIKQCLNLPQTRLRKLLKRMDFYIKFEDTQHMTLPVLFSDILIYCTERNVMLVDYKVDDKIKAENVIFIGLLCKSGHWHAVIYDIATDMTAELEIANIVDISYSFGKTIQTRDISIDNYHQFLNPIDS
- a CDS encoding MurR/RpiR family transcriptional regulator → MSNVLTEIDSQYPYMTKNEKKIASFILNSPQKVIKMRSQDLASLLDISTSSVIRFSKKITDGGFHDLKINISKYVPKASSIYNVELSNNESTESLRTKLHTRTTRTLNHANNELNDKTIDQICHCLKRSDTIFIYGFGASFVVATDLYQKLSRIGLNIQLVQETHIFATLLATHNSNDSVILITNNGTQSEMQSMVKVIDDYHIPIITITSTMDNPVAQASNIVLTYGKTDENEMHMGATTSLFAQMFTIDILYYRYVALNYHASLDFITQSKMALDNYRKHLSNINFKH
- a CDS encoding LCP family protein; translation: MKRSDKSKMSLPKKIFLWVFGILVILAIVAVVYVAAKIFITGNKIHNPLDRNKSELRDKKVSLKDGDPFTIALFGVDSDADRKKKGGGERSDSIMILSINPKTKKTEIVSIPRDTKADIVGRGTTEKIAHAYAYGGPNMAVKSLEKLMNVPIDHYATIDMDGLHNMIDSIGGVDVVSNDTFTVDGIHFTKGQQTHVNGDQALKFIRSRKEEGAGGDFGRQQRQQIVLEAMANKIASPSSITHFNSLMNEIQNNVKTDLTLGDLNTIRSNYKDANDTINKHQLSGQGGIQSDGLYYFIPSEQSKSESTKLLKDNLE